Proteins co-encoded in one Salvia splendens isolate huo1 chromosome 4, SspV2, whole genome shotgun sequence genomic window:
- the LOC121799562 gene encoding uncharacterized protein LOC121799562, producing MAFPSSFLLITLLSLALSQASSQALYSNATLAGIVTCINASIAAVKTYPLVPDARVDVVCGVLFVEKVIKTAHTNLEGVYSFSFNVADTALLSVPQMCYLKVAMPDNSCVFDPSGGFVKLPIVVGLRSGLGMVTYFIPGAPSYSRP from the coding sequence ATGGCTTTTCCTTCGTCGTTTCTTCTCATCACTCTCCTCTCGCTTGCACTCTCGCAAGCTTCTTCTCAAGCACTGTACAGCAATGCCACTCTAGCAGGCATTGTCACTTGTATCAACGCTTCTATAGCGGCTGTGAAGACGTACCCATTGGTCCCAGACGCACGGGTGGATGTTGTCTGTGGCGTCCTGTTTGTAGAGAAGGTGATCAAAACGGCACACACAAATCTTGAGGGGgtttattccttctctttcaaCGTAGCTGATACGGCCTTGCTCAGCGTCCCGCAgatgtgttaccttaaagttgCAATGCCAGACAACTCGTGTGTGTTTGATCCTTCTGGAGGTTTTGTGAAGCTTCCTATTGTTGTCGGCTTAAGATCGGGTTTAGGCATGGTGACCTACTTTATCCCGGGAGCCCCAAGTTACTCACGTCCGTAA
- the LOC121797728 gene encoding putative late blight resistance protein homolog R1B-8 — translation MGVFDEDHTVRVSTLVKLWVSEGLLRPISGKSMETSAKEYLIELVDRNLILVHELRSTGCIKYCKVHDLLRDFCCREAGKDGFYHVIWQHKSQGSNRQRCVIIPRGTTKDEACEALRSVPLARSLVCHSLEVVPMPESKLLRTLKAYDRDRYGTHEYLLDDLFQFVNSRYLAVGVQFVGRMYGIPSSVSFLWNLHTLIIFHSTNFVASSFWMMPQLRHFESYKGALHLQRPPNGNVVIMYELQTLKGVDLWNLDWHLSFPNIKKLAIHSGEFQNLESMNTLESYTNWWQVKGNTFPHYLKKLSLGSHHSNWDVNEEMLKNIGALPLLQKLKLERAHFQKGVWETSEEQFPRRVGNVWDAINSLGILQRISRGVCQDNSRGPR, via the coding sequence ATGGGAGTGTTTGATGAAGACCATACAGTTCGTGTCTCAACACTCGTCAAGTTGTGGGTTTCTGAAGGACTTTTAAGACCAATAAGTGGGAAAAGCATGGAAACGAGTGCAAAAGAGTACTTAATTGAGCTAGTTGATAGAAATCTCATTCTAGTTCACGAGTTAAGATCGACTGGATGCATAAAGTACTGCAAAGTTCATGATCTATTGAGAGACTTTTGTTGCAGAGAAGCCGGGAAAGATGGGTTTTATCATGTGATATGGCAACATAAGTCTCAGGGCTCAAATAGGCAACGTTGTGTTATTATTCCCAGAGGCACTACAAAGGATGAGGCTTGTGAGGCCTTACGATCTGTTCCGCTTGCTCGTTCTCTTGTATGTCATAGCTTGGAAGTTGTTCCAATGCCTGAGTCAAAACTGTTGAGGACATTGAAAGCTTATGATAGAGATAGATATGGAACCCATGAATATTTGTTAGATGATCTGTTCCAGTTTGTGAACTCGCGGTATCTTGCTGTTGGAGTTCAGTTTGTTGGGAGGATGTATGGTATCCCTTCTTCAGTTAGTTTTCTTTGGAATTTACACACACTGATCATTTTCCATTCTACAAATTTTgttgcatcaagtttttggatGATGCCTCAACTTAGGCATTTTGAATCCTATAAAGGAGCACTGCATCTACAACGTCCTCCTAATGGAAACGTTGTCATCATGTACGAACTACAAACGCTCAAAGGAGTTGATCTTTGGAATTTGGATTGGCATTTGAGTTTCCCCAACATAAAGAAATTGGCAATACATAGTGGAGAGTTTCAAAATCTCGAGTCCATGAATACACTAGAGTCCTATACTAACTGGTGGCAGGTTAAAGGGAATACCTTCCCACACTATCTTAAGAAGTTGAGCTTGGGATCACACCACTCCAATTGGGATGTGAATGAAGAGATGCTAAAAAACATAGGTGCATTACCTCTTCTTCAGAAGCTTAAATTGGAACGAGCTCATTTCCAAAAAGGCGTGTGGGAAACGAGTGAAGAACAGTTCCCCAGGCGTGTGGGAAACGTGTGGGATGCAATCAATTCACTTGGAATATTGCAGCGAATCAGTCGTGGAGTCTGCCAAGACAATAGCAGAGGACCAAGATGA
- the LOC121799576 gene encoding putative late blight resistance protein homolog R1A-10, producing the protein MRQAAYVGSSCWGLTPTVFVVFCIERISLQVLFEQISETSTQRGERKLVEVSESEAQLQRSVSTSGGSSRSSIMVGFDDVLLEIMHKLTNGQDDRQLRVIPVVGMGGISKTTLAKLVYAQPLIKPTKEEISENEVGLTLYKYLFNRRFIVVIDDVWSVDAWDKMQTFFPDNWNGSHVVVTTRQSQLSSQLNSNYSLRLKLLDEVSSWDLFSNSVFGKESCPVELEEIGKKIVENCRGLPLAIVVVGGVLKKVEHT; encoded by the exons ATGAGGCAGGCCGCTTATGTCGGAAGTAGTTGTTGGGGATTGACACCAACTGTTTTCGTTGTGTTCTGTATTGAGCGTATTTCTTTGCAAGTACTGTTTGAGCAG ATTTCAGAAACATCAACAcaaagaggagaaaggaaattAGTAGAGGTATCTGAGTCCGAAGCTCAGCTCCAGAGAAGTGTCTCAACATCTGGTGGTTCGTCGAGATCTTCCATCATGGTGGGGTTTGATGATGTATTACTTGAAATCATGCACAAGCTCACCAATGGACAAGACGATCGCCAACTCCGAGTCATCCCTGTTGTAGGCATGGGAGGGATAAGTAAGACCACTCTCGCTAAACTTGTTTATGCACAACCGTTGATTAAG CCAACAAAGGAAGAAATTAGTGAAAATGAAGTAGGATTAACACTCTACAAATATTTATTCAATAGAAGGTTTATAGTTGTAATTGATGATGTGTGGAGTGTTGATGCATGGGATAAGATGCAAACGTTCTTTCCCGATAATTGGAATGGTAGTCATGTAGTGGTGACGACTAGGCAATCGCAGTTGAGTTCTCAATTGAACAGCAATTATTCCCTTCGATTGAAGTTATTAGATGAGGTTAGTAGCTGGGATCTATTCTCCAACTCTGTGTTTGGGAAGGAAAGTTGTCCAGTTGAGTTGGAGGAAATTGGGAAGAAAATTGTAGAGAATTGCAGAGGACTTCCTTTAGCAATTGTTGTGGTGGGAGGTGTTTTGAAAAAGGTGGAACACACTTAA